The DNA segment CGATAGACATGGTTCCTCTTCGCATTGGTGTAGTCATTGGCCAAGGTTCAGGAGTGGTTGTCAAGCGTGGAGGGTGGCGGTTTGGTGTAATCGATGGTGAAGATCTAGAAGTTGTTGTCAAGTGTTGATGACAATGAGAGTTTGGGCAAAATTTGGAgggaaaagaatttaaattttaaagagcTCTTTCATGTTTATTCTAGTGAAGAATCAATAGAGTGGAGCGAGCTTTAGTCGCTCTCGATAGACATGATTCCTCTTTGTGTGGGTGTAGTCATTGGCCAAGGTTCAGGAGTGGTTGTCAAGTGTGGATGGTGGTGGTTTGATGTAGATGTTGGCAAAGATCTAGAAGTCGTTGTCAAGTGTTGACGATAATAAAATTTTGGGCAAGATGGGTGTTAGGGTTATAAGATGAAGACGATGGGCGAGCAACTTTGGAAGCTGAATATACATAAATTATGATTTGAATTTATGAACAAAGTCATCTACCTTCTGAATTGATACCAACGTAAATTGTGATTTGGATTCATGAAGAAGGTCATCTACCTCCCGAATTGATAGGGTAAAATTCGAAtatctaaattattaaaataacaaATTACACTGTAAAATTTGTGGTGACAATATTCTTAGCATtggtggaaaaaaaaaattccttctaAATCTAATATAACTAATGTAATTCAATTAAcacaattaatatattttttaaaaaaaatctagcaaACCATTAAAAAAACACAATCATTAAATTAAGTGAAGAATAATGCACCAATAGAAAATAAATGAGATAATTAAATAacgtaaaaaatattataaattctgCTTTCAACTTCTAGAtttgataaaatttataaatCGATAAATTTAgcataaaaaagaaaattaaaaaaaaaatagagatcgtTAATTATCTATATAGATAAAAGTGcagacatttaaaaaaaatctcaaatataAGATTCCGTGCATAATTAATTTTGACTAAAAATACAtcactttaaaataaatttaattaaagttatttCAAGATGaaatataaaagaatattttataCGATGAATATATTAGAAATTTATTCGAtacataaattttttataaaaaaaatgccTACATCGAAAATTAGTAACAAATCCGgaacaaaattataaaataaaaataaaaatattttgaatattaAATTTCAGATAAGAAGTTAATTTgataattgtttttaaaaaatcttcACACCATTTTTAATTTTCTACGAACATGTAAAAGTTGTTGACCAGATTTTCTTTGACTATTTCAACGGAAAAGCGGGTTGACTTAATTTGACTTTCTATAAAGGTTCATCTTCAACGCAACGGTAACCGATCTTTTCCTCGACTCCGTTTGTCGTTTTCCTCCCCAAATTCCTCCTCTTCGATCTTCATGTCGTCGTTTCCCGGAATCCAAGGCCAGATCCTCGAGGTCACAGGTGACGCCACAACTCTCTTTTTTCCTCCCTCCTCGCGATCGATTAACCTCCCTTTTGATCGCCTTCTGTTCGGCGAGCAGTGGTCGGATGCAGCAAATTGAAGGACACCGAGCTGTTCTCGCGGCAGGATCCCTACGTCTGTCTCGAATACGCCAATTCCAAGTTCCGCACTCGCACCTGCACAGGTCGGTCCCCTTTTCTCCCTCCTCGCGTGCCTTCGATTGCCTTGGATTTTCTTTTAGGGTTTGCAAGGTCGCGCTTTGTCGGTCCAAAATGAGgggattttgtttttaaaatgttcACTTTTGGGATCGTAGATGGTGGGAAAAACCCCAACTTCCATGAGAAGTTCCAGATTCCTCTCGTCGAAGGCTTGCGGGAGTTGAATGTCACGATCTGGAACAGCAACACCTTCACCGCCGATGATTTCATCGGCAACGGCAGGTTCACCTCCTTGCCTTGATTCTTCAGACTCCTTGGGTTTCAATTTCTAGAATGATCAAActacttccttttcttctatgcATTTGGCTATTGAATTAGGATGCCGAAGGATTGAACTTGATCATCCATCTTCTTCTCAGGATTCAATTGCTCCATGTTATTCTGTCTAGGGTTTCAACTGCTAAAATGATAAAACTAGTTCCTTTTCTATACAGCGAATTTTCTTGAATCTCCAAATCTCCATATTCTGGATATGCACTTGGCTATTGAATTGGGGTTCTGAAGGATTTACCTTGATCCGTCTTCTTCTCAGGATTCAATTTCTCCATGTTACTCCGTCTAGGGTTTCAATTGCCAGAATGATAAACTAGTTCCTTTTCTTCTAC comes from the Zingiber officinale cultivar Zhangliang unplaced genomic scaffold, Zo_v1.1 ctg83, whole genome shotgun sequence genome and includes:
- the LOC122037801 gene encoding elicitor-responsive protein 1-like — translated: MSSFPGIQGQILEVTVVGCSKLKDTELFSRQDPYVCLEYANSKFRTRTCTDGGKNPNFHEKFQIPLVEGLRELNVTIWNSNTFTADDFIGNGRIQLLHVILSRVSTAKMIKLVPFLYSEFS